A genomic stretch from Anticarsia gemmatalis isolate Benzon Research Colony breed Stoneville strain chromosome 26, ilAntGemm2 primary, whole genome shotgun sequence includes:
- the LOC142984325 gene encoding uncharacterized protein LOC142984325 isoform X1 — MKVVIFITLLYVTVRADNRMDNSKDGRPDTEYCKLKKLKLLISAINNFTSPEVGTNQIKRKHSTAVEPTEKPVKTKNEKKDMEQILEENTEVFYIDHNLEDNPCHHLFDECVYNCNQKSKWCNSWRLSTPMLAV; from the exons ATGAAGGTCGTAATATTTATAACGCTGCTTTAC GTCACCGTAAGAGCAGATAATAGAATGGATAACTCAAAA GACGGCCGACCAGACACAGAATATTGcaagttaaaaaaactaaagttaCTAATATCAGCTATTAACAATTTCACTAGTCCAGAAGTAGGTACAAACCAAATCAAAAGAAAACATTCTACAGCAGTTGAACCGACAGAGAAACCAGTCAAAACTAAAAACGAGAAGAAAGATATGGAACAGATCTTGGAAGAAAATACTGAGGTGTTTTATATAGATCATAATTTAGAAGATAATCCTTGCCATCATTTGTTTGATGAATGCGTTTATAAttgcaatcagaaaagtaaatGGTGTAACAGTTGGAGATTGTCTACACCTATGTTGGCGGTTTAG
- the LOC142984325 gene encoding uncharacterized protein LOC142984325 isoform X2, with the protein MDNSKDGRPDTEYCKLKKLKLLISAINNFTSPEVGTNQIKRKHSTAVEPTEKPVKTKNEKKDMEQILEENTEVFYIDHNLEDNPCHHLFDECVYNCNQKSKWCNSWRLSTPMLAV; encoded by the exons ATGGATAACTCAAAA GACGGCCGACCAGACACAGAATATTGcaagttaaaaaaactaaagttaCTAATATCAGCTATTAACAATTTCACTAGTCCAGAAGTAGGTACAAACCAAATCAAAAGAAAACATTCTACAGCAGTTGAACCGACAGAGAAACCAGTCAAAACTAAAAACGAGAAGAAAGATATGGAACAGATCTTGGAAGAAAATACTGAGGTGTTTTATATAGATCATAATTTAGAAGATAATCCTTGCCATCATTTGTTTGATGAATGCGTTTATAAttgcaatcagaaaagtaaatGGTGTAACAGTTGGAGATTGTCTACACCTATGTTGGCGGTTTAG